The following proteins are encoded in a genomic region of Gossypium hirsutum isolate 1008001.06 chromosome D05, Gossypium_hirsutum_v2.1, whole genome shotgun sequence:
- the LOC107906171 gene encoding exocyst complex component EXO70H1, with amino-acid sequence MKAIFFKSSPSPTRMTPPASPLHLTFSESLMEENIEAAELIITKWDSSSDNHSSSSNASLFSDDNREEAKQYLSSVKGLQKAMQYLVSHQASSEMLVRAQALMQTAMKRLEKEFYQIFKSFRFYLDPESFSAHSSSSRPSASRSSFSDLEEDESENESRDENDSIPGAQRVSLAAVEDLRAIAEAMIKAGYAKECIKIYKIIRKSFVDEALHGLGVDRTLNLQKVQKMDWEVLEVKIRNWLHAVKVAVKTMFPGERILSDQVFSISPAMGESCFVEISKEGALALFEFPENVAKCKKTPEKMFRFLDLYEAVSNLWPEVESMFNSESTSTLRSTAVNSLINLGDAVRTMLTSFETAIQKDPSKSTVPGGGIHPLTRYVMNYISFLADYTEVLSDIVADWPLMIPSPLPEPFFGSPDNEESISSPVSVRLAWLILLMLCKLDGKAAMYKDVSLSYLFLANNLQYVVGKVRQSNLKILLGDEWVTKHELKVKQYCSNYERMGWSKVLASLPENPTAEIPVDQVKDHFRNFNLAFEETYTKQTSWVVPDPGLRDDIKISLARRIVPIYKEFYETYGGMHLRKEMWVESLVRYTPDDLGNYWSDLLNGSGSSGSVSSSSSRGGRSG; translated from the coding sequence ATGAAGGCCATATTCTTCAAATCATCACCTTCTCCTACCAGGATGACTCCACCTGCTTCTCCACTTCACCTTACTTTTTCCGAGTCTTTAATGGAAGAAAACATCGAAGCTGCCGAATTAATCATCACCAAATGGGACTCCTCTTCCGACAACCACTCCTCCTCTAGCAACGCTTCCCTTTTCTCCGATGACAACAGGGAAGAGGCGAAACAGTATTTGTCTTCCGTTAAGGGTCTGCAAAAAGCTATGCAGTACTTGGTTTCACACCAAGCAAGTTCCGAAATGCTTGTCCGAGCTCAAGCACTTATGCAAACCGCCATGAAACGGCTCGAGAAGGAGTTTTACCAGATTTTTAAGTCTTTCCGGTTTTATCTTGACCCAGAATCCTTTTCTGCTCACTCGTCATCCTCTAGACCATCGGCTTCCAGGTCCAGTTTTTCAGACTTGGAAGAAGATGAGTCTGAGAACGAGTCAAGGGACGAGAATGACTCAATCCCAGGAGCCCAGAGAGTGTCGTTAGCTGCAGTGGAGGATTTAAGAGCCATTGCAGAGGCCATGATAAAAGCTGGGTACGCCAAGGAATgcatcaaaatttataaaattattcgGAAATCGTTCGTCGATGAAGCTCTTCACGGTCTCGGAGTTGACAGGACGTTGAACTTACAGAAAGTTCAGAAGATGGATTGGGAAGTTTTGGAGGTTAAAATCAGGAATTGGTTACATGCTGTTAAAGTGGCTGTTAAAACGATGTTTCCCGGAGAGAGAATCCTCAGCGATCAAGTGTTTTCCATTTCCCCTGCTATGGGGGAATCTTGTTTCGTAGAAATTTCGAAAGAAGGAGCATTAGCTCTGTTTGAGTTCCCGGAAAATGTAGCCAAGTGCAAGAAAACACCAGAGAAAATGTTCCGTTTCTTGGATTTATATGAAGCGGTTTCCAATCTTTGGCCCGAGGTTGAATCAATGTTCAACTCCGAATCAACCTCAACCCTACGATCAACCGCCGTAAACTCCTTAATAAATCTCGGAGACGCCGTTAGAACCATGTTAACGAGCTTCGAAACGGCAATTCAAAAGGATCCATCCAAATCTACGGTTCCCGGCGGGGGGATCCACCCTCTGACACGCTACGTCATGAATTACATCTCTTTCCTAGCCGATTACACCGAGGTTCTTTCCGACATCGTCGCAGATTGGCCGTTAATGATTCCATCACCTTTACCAGAGCCATTCTTCGGCAGCCCCGACAACGAGGAGAGCATTTCATCGCCGGTTTCAGTCCGGTTAGCTTGGCTTATCCTCCTCATGCTTTGTAAACTCGACGGGAAAGCCGCGATGTACAAAGACGTCTCCCTTTCTTATTTGTTCTTAGCAAATAATCTCCAGTACGTTGTCGGGAAAGTTCGACAATCGAACTTGAAGATTCTTCTCGGTGACGAATGGGTGACGAAGCACGAACTAAAAGTGAAACAGTACTGTTCGAATTACGAGAGAATGGGATGGAGCAAAGTGCTTGCTTCACTGCCTGAAAATCCAACGGCTGAGATCCCAGTCGATCAAGTGAAAGACCATTTCAGAAATTTTAATTTGGCGTTTGAAGAAACCTATACGAAACAAACATCTTGGGTCGTACCCGACCCGGGACTCCGAGATGATATCAAAATCTCGTTGGCGAGACGGATAGTACCGATCTACAAGGAGTTTTACGAGACGTACGGAGGAATGCACCTTAGGAAAGAAATGTGGGTTGAGTCACTTGTCAGATATACCCCTGATGATTTGGGAAACTACTGGTCGGATCTGCTCAATGGAAGCGGAAGTTCAGGGAGTGTTTCGTCAAGTTCAAGCCGCGGTGGCCGGAGTGGTTGA